A region of Jannaschia sp. W003 DNA encodes the following proteins:
- a CDS encoding MATE family efflux transporter: protein MTFAHHLRRTLLLGLPLVGSQLAQILIGVTDTAMLGRYSVEALAAGTLAHTVFFSLLLLCAGFAFAVMGMASDAAGRADERAVRRATRMGLWLSVLAGLVVLPPLILSAPILRALGQGEMLAADAQAYLRIAALGMVPALVSFTLRSHLSALERTRVVLWSTLLAALLNVGLNWLLIFGNAGFPELGIRGAAIASVGVQVLTTAVLALYAARGPGMARWELFRNIHRFDREVFVRVARLGWPIGLTHLSESGLFAASALLMGLLGTEALAAHGIAIQVAAATFMVHLGLSQAATVRVGRFAGGGDAVELRRAARAAALLSAGAVVLSMGVYFGAGRAIIALFIDPADPQAPVILAIGARLLIVAALFQAVDAAQIMALGMLRGLQDTHRPMIYAVVAYWLIGMPTSWLLGIEAGLGPEGVWLGLVTGLGAAAIAMTLRFVRLAPAAPAEAAA, encoded by the coding sequence ATGACCTTCGCGCACCACCTCCGCCGCACACTCCTCCTCGGCCTGCCCCTCGTGGGCAGCCAGCTCGCGCAGATCCTGATCGGCGTGACCGACACCGCGATGCTCGGGCGCTACTCGGTCGAGGCGCTGGCGGCCGGAACCCTGGCGCACACCGTGTTCTTCTCGCTGCTGCTCCTCTGCGCGGGCTTCGCCTTCGCGGTCATGGGCATGGCCTCCGATGCCGCGGGCCGCGCCGACGAGCGCGCGGTGCGCCGCGCCACGCGCATGGGGCTCTGGCTCTCGGTCCTGGCGGGCCTCGTCGTGCTGCCGCCACTGATCCTCTCGGCGCCGATCCTGCGGGCGCTGGGGCAGGGCGAAATGCTCGCCGCGGACGCGCAGGCCTACCTGCGCATCGCCGCCCTCGGCATGGTCCCCGCCCTCGTCTCCTTCACCCTGCGCTCGCACCTCTCGGCTCTGGAGCGCACGCGCGTCGTCTTGTGGTCGACGCTGCTGGCAGCCCTCCTAAACGTCGGCCTCAACTGGCTGCTGATCTTCGGCAACGCGGGTTTCCCGGAGCTCGGCATCCGCGGCGCGGCCATCGCCTCGGTGGGCGTGCAGGTGCTGACGACGGCGGTGCTGGCGCTCTATGCCGCGCGCGGCCCCGGCATGGCCCGGTGGGAGCTCTTCCGCAACATCCACCGCTTCGACCGCGAGGTGTTCGTGCGGGTCGCCCGCCTCGGCTGGCCCATCGGGCTGACGCACCTGAGCGAGAGCGGCCTCTTCGCCGCCTCCGCCCTCCTCATGGGCCTTCTGGGCACCGAGGCGCTGGCCGCCCACGGCATCGCGATCCAGGTCGCGGCGGCCACCTTCATGGTCCATCTCGGCCTCAGCCAGGCCGCCACCGTGCGCGTGGGCCGCTTCGCCGGCGGCGGCGACGCGGTCGAATTGCGGCGGGCGGCGCGGGCTGCCGCCCTCTTGTCGGCGGGCGCGGTGGTGCTGTCGATGGGGGTCTACTTCGGGGCGGGCCGCGCGATCATCGCGCTGTTCATCGACCCCGCCGACCCGCAGGCGCCGGTGATCCTCGCCATCGGGGCACGGCTGCTGATCGTGGCCGCCCTGTTCCAGGCGGTGGACGCCGCGCAGATCATGGCGCTGGGGATGCTGCGGGGGCTGCAGGACACGCACCGCCCGATGATCTACGCCGTGGTCGCCTACTGGCTGATCGGCATGCCCACGAGCTGGCTGCTGGGGATCGAGGCGGGGCTGGGACCCGAGGGCGTGTGGCTGGGTCTGGTCACGGGGCTGGGCGCGGCGGCGATCGCCATGACGCTGCGCTTCGTGCGCCTGGCTCCGGCGGCGCCGGCGGAGGCCGCCGCCTAG
- the ndk gene encoding nucleoside-diphosphate kinase, whose amino-acid sequence MATQRTFSIIKPDATKRNLTGKIVAKFEEAGLRVVASKRIHLSKDEAGRFYAVHKERPFFDELTTFMASEPIVVQVLEGEDAIAKNREVMGATNPADAAEGTIRKEFALSIGENSVHGSDAPETAAEEIAFFFSELEIVG is encoded by the coding sequence ATGGCCACGCAGCGCACCTTCTCGATCATCAAGCCCGACGCCACCAAGCGGAACCTCACCGGCAAGATCGTCGCCAAGTTCGAGGAGGCCGGCCTGCGCGTGGTCGCCTCGAAGCGCATCCACCTGTCGAAGGACGAGGCCGGCCGCTTCTACGCCGTCCACAAGGAGCGCCCCTTCTTCGACGAACTGACCACCTTCATGGCCTCCGAGCCGATCGTGGTGCAGGTGCTGGAGGGCGAGGACGCCATCGCGAAGAACCGCGAAGTGATGGGCGCCACCAACCCCGCCGATGCGGCCGAGGGCACCATCCGCAAGGAGTTCGCGCTGTCGATCGGCGAGAACTCGGTCCACGGCTCGGACGCCCCCGAGACCGCAGCGGAAGAGATCGCGTTCTTCTTCTCGGAGCTCGAGATCGTCGGCTGA
- a CDS encoding ABC-F family ATP-binding cassette domain-containing protein has product MLRIEDIRYSVAGRPLFEGASAVIPDGHKVGLVGRNGTGKTTLFRLIRGELALDGGEIALPSRARIGGVAQEVPSSSTSVLDTVLAADEERHALLGESETTRDPHRIAEVQARLQDIDAWSGEARAASILRGLGFDPEMQGRPCSDYSGGWRMRVALAGVLFAQPDVLLLDEPTNYLDLEGALWLESYLAKYPHTVIIISHDRGLLNRAVGAILHLEDRGLTLYTGTYDQFVKARAEKRAGLAAEAAKQEARRAHLQSFVDRFKAKASKAKQAQSRVKMLERMETVRAPEDAARTVFSFPEPEALSPPILRLEGAEVGYDGRAVLRRLNLRIDQDDRIALLGRNGEGKSTLSKLLSDRLEVMEGDRHASGKLRIGYFAQHQVDELHLDETPLDHIRRERPEEAPARLRARLASFGLGADQAEVVVAKLSGGQKARLSLLLATLDAPHMLILDEPTNHLDIESREALVEALTAYSGAVVLVSHDMHLLGLVADRLWKVGGGTVAPYEGDLETYRAELLQGEERPAKAEKRKEKPKPSREKIASLRSELKRCEERIAKIEAMRDKLAKKLADPKLYDDDKVPELEVWNRKYAEVNEAADRAEALWIRAAEKLERAEA; this is encoded by the coding sequence ATGCTACGCATCGAGGACATCCGCTATTCCGTCGCCGGCCGGCCCCTCTTCGAGGGCGCCTCGGCCGTGATCCCGGACGGCCACAAGGTCGGGCTGGTGGGCCGCAACGGCACCGGCAAGACCACGCTGTTCCGCCTGATCCGCGGCGAGCTTGCGCTCGACGGGGGCGAGATCGCCCTGCCGTCCCGCGCCCGCATCGGCGGCGTGGCGCAGGAGGTGCCGTCGTCGTCCACCAGCGTCCTCGACACCGTGCTCGCGGCCGACGAGGAACGCCACGCGCTCCTGGGCGAAAGCGAGACGACGCGCGATCCGCACCGCATCGCCGAGGTGCAGGCGCGGCTGCAGGACATCGACGCATGGTCGGGCGAGGCGCGCGCCGCCTCGATCCTGCGCGGCCTCGGCTTCGACCCCGAGATGCAGGGGCGCCCCTGCTCGGACTACTCGGGCGGCTGGCGCATGCGCGTGGCCCTCGCCGGCGTCCTGTTCGCGCAGCCCGACGTGCTGCTGCTCGACGAGCCGACCAACTACCTCGACCTCGAGGGCGCGCTGTGGCTGGAAAGCTACCTCGCCAAGTATCCCCACACGGTCATCATCATCTCCCACGACCGGGGCCTCCTGAACCGGGCGGTGGGCGCGATCCTGCATCTCGAGGACCGTGGGCTGACGCTCTACACCGGGACGTATGACCAATTCGTGAAGGCCCGCGCCGAGAAGCGCGCCGGCCTCGCCGCCGAGGCCGCCAAGCAGGAGGCCCGGCGCGCGCACCTGCAGAGCTTCGTGGACCGCTTCAAGGCGAAGGCGTCGAAGGCCAAGCAGGCCCAGAGCCGGGTCAAGATGCTGGAGCGCATGGAGACGGTGCGTGCCCCCGAGGACGCGGCGCGCACCGTGTTCTCGTTCCCCGAGCCGGAAGCGCTCTCGCCCCCCATCCTGCGGCTGGAGGGGGCCGAGGTGGGCTACGACGGGCGTGCGGTGCTGCGGCGGCTGAACCTGCGGATCGACCAGGACGACCGCATCGCGCTGCTGGGCCGGAACGGCGAGGGAAAATCGACGCTTTCCAAGCTGCTGTCGGACAGACTTGAAGTGATGGAGGGCGACCGCCACGCGTCCGGAAAGCTGCGGATCGGCTACTTCGCGCAGCACCAGGTGGACGAGCTGCACCTCGACGAGACGCCGCTCGACCACATCCGCCGCGAGCGGCCCGAGGAGGCCCCGGCGCGGCTGCGCGCGCGGCTGGCCTCGTTCGGCCTCGGGGCCGATCAGGCGGAGGTGGTGGTGGCGAAGCTGTCGGGGGGGCAGAAGGCGCGGTTGTCGCTGCTTCTGGCCACCTTGGACGCGCCGCACATGCTGATCCTGGACGAGCCGACCAACCACCTCGACATCGAGAGCCGCGAAGCGCTGGTGGAGGCGCTGACGGCCTACAGCGGCGCGGTGGTTCTGGTGAGCCACGACATGCACCTCCTGGGGCTGGTGGCGGACCGGCTGTGGAAGGTGGGCGGCGGCACGGTGGCCCCCTACGAAGGCGATCTGGAGACCTACCGCGCCGAGCTGCTGCAGGGTGAGGAACGCCCCGCAAAGGCCGAGAAGCGCAAGGAAAAGCCCAAGCCGAGCCGCGAGAAGATCGCGTCGCTGCGCTCGGAGCTGAAGCGTTGCGAGGAGCGGATCGCGAAGATTGAGGCGATGCGCGACAAGCTGGCCAAGAAGCTGGCCGACCCGAAGCTCTACGACGACGACAAGGTGCCCGAGCTGGAGGTCTGGAACCGCAAGTACGCCGAGGTGAACGAGGCCGCGGACCGGGCCGAGGCCCTGTGGATCCGCGCCGCCGAGAAGCTGGAGCGCGCCGAGGCATGA
- a CDS encoding MarC family protein, which produces MTSAEAITAFTALFVVIDPIGLAPLFVALTRGRSARARWFIGLRACAVAAVLLILFTLAGEALLNFIGISMPAFRIAGGLLLFLTALDMLFDRRTKRREDTADQPHAPGDDDPSVFPLALPLIAGPGAIATMILLADGADAFGIAAAIGVMLGVLALVLALFALAGPMERLLGPVGTNVVTRLLGMLLAALSVQFVVDGALAIW; this is translated from the coding sequence GTGACCTCGGCCGAGGCCATCACCGCCTTCACCGCCCTCTTCGTGGTGATCGACCCGATCGGGCTGGCGCCGCTGTTCGTGGCGCTGACGCGGGGGCGCTCGGCGCGGGCGCGGTGGTTCATCGGGCTGCGGGCCTGCGCCGTGGCGGCCGTGCTGCTGATCCTGTTCACGCTCGCCGGCGAGGCGCTGCTGAACTTCATCGGCATCTCCATGCCCGCGTTCCGCATCGCGGGGGGCCTGCTGCTGTTCCTCACCGCGCTCGACATGCTGTTCGACCGCCGCACCAAGCGCCGCGAGGACACCGCCGACCAGCCCCACGCGCCGGGCGACGACGACCCGTCGGTGTTCCCGCTGGCCCTCCCGCTGATCGCCGGGCCGGGCGCGATCGCGACCATGATCCTCTTGGCCGACGGCGCCGACGCGTTCGGCATCGCCGCGGCGATCGGCGTGATGCTCGGCGTGCTCGCCCTCGTGCTGGCCCTGTTCGCGCTGGCGGGGCCGATGGAGCGGCTGCTGGGGCCGGTGGGCACGAACGTGGTCACGCGGCTGCTCGGCATGCTGCTGGCGGCGCTCTCGGTGCAGTTCGTGGTGGACGGCGCGCTGGCGATCTGGTGA
- a CDS encoding TIGR02281 family clan AA aspartic protease, with protein MNDDQLMRLLFLGILGSVIALSLVVQNRHRLGAMVQQAAIWGLIFVGGVVVYGLWEDIARTAMPRQTVIAGDGGASVVEIPRSRDGHYHMVLDVNGAPLRFVVDTGASDLVLTSADAELAGVDMETLRFTGRAQTANGQVRTADVWLDAVALGGVVDRDVRAVVNEGEMQQSLLGMSYLQHFGRIEIENDRLRLIR; from the coding sequence ATGAACGACGATCAGCTCATGCGCCTCCTGTTCCTCGGCATCCTCGGCTCGGTGATCGCGCTGTCGCTCGTGGTGCAGAACCGGCACCGCCTAGGCGCGATGGTCCAGCAGGCGGCGATCTGGGGGCTGATCTTCGTGGGCGGCGTGGTCGTCTACGGCCTGTGGGAGGACATCGCTCGCACCGCCATGCCCCGGCAGACCGTGATCGCCGGGGACGGCGGCGCCTCGGTGGTGGAGATCCCTCGCTCGCGCGACGGGCACTACCACATGGTGCTCGACGTGAACGGCGCGCCGCTGCGCTTCGTGGTGGACACCGGGGCGAGCGACCTCGTGCTGACCAGCGCGGACGCGGAGCTGGCGGGCGTGGACATGGAGACCTTGCGCTTCACGGGCCGCGCCCAGACCGCCAACGGGCAGGTCCGCACCGCCGACGTGTGGCTGGACGCCGTCGCCCTGGGCGGCGTGGTGGACCGCGACGTGCGCGCGGTCGTGAACGAGGGCGAGATGCAGCAGAGCCTGCTCGGCATGAGCTACCTGCAGCACTTCGGGCGCATCGAGATCGAGAACGACCGGCTGCGACTGATCCGCTAG
- a CDS encoding DNA polymerase III subunit chi has translation MGEAYFYHLTRRPVEETLPLLLERALAQGWRVAVRGADPERLRWLDEKLWLGRADSFLPHGLAGQGRADAFQPVLLTPGPAANDPHCLVSLDGAEVEAAECAPLRRVMVLFDGTDGEALAVARRQWTALTEAGVGARYWSEESGKWEEKATRNV, from the coding sequence TTGGGCGAGGCCTACTTCTATCACCTCACCCGCCGCCCCGTGGAGGAGACGCTGCCGCTCCTGCTGGAGCGCGCGCTCGCGCAGGGCTGGCGCGTCGCCGTGCGCGGCGCCGACCCCGAGCGCCTGCGCTGGCTCGACGAGAAGCTCTGGCTCGGGCGCGCCGACAGCTTCCTGCCCCACGGGCTCGCGGGGCAGGGGCGCGCCGACGCCTTCCAGCCGGTGCTGCTGACGCCCGGACCCGCGGCCAACGACCCGCACTGCCTCGTCAGCCTCGATGGCGCCGAGGTGGAGGCGGCGGAATGCGCGCCCCTTCGCCGCGTCATGGTGCTGTTCGACGGCACCGACGGCGAGGCGCTCGCCGTGGCCCGCCGCCAGTGGACCGCGCTGACCGAGGCGGGCGTGGGCGCGCGCTACTGGTCCGAGGAGTCGGGCAAGTGGGAGGAGAAGGCGACCAGGAACGTCTGA
- a CDS encoding leucyl aminopeptidase, with amino-acid sequence MTTPAAVSFQPVDLEALGAAPGAVAILVPAEGTLGPGARRVNRLTRGAVKRAVESERFAKLADGEVLALAFPQNMEAESVLVLRMPRRAGRDLALRGGAALAAARGRHPLLVLAGGHRAAAEIAHGAALRGYGFSDHKTGDDREPAAPITAMVSDADAAAAAHAPMAAAAEGVFLARDLVNEPANVLTTTEFARRLESLRDLGVEVEVLEEAELEELGMRTLLAVGQGSESPSKVVVMHWKGGGTEKPLALVGKGVVFDTGGISMKPAAGMEDMTMDMGGAGTVAGAMHAIARRGAKANVVGLVGLVENMPDGRAQRPGDVVRSMKGDTVEVINTDAEGRLVLCDVMWYAQERFEPVGMVDLATLTGAIIIGLGHENAGVFSNDDAFCDRFLRAARQEGEGAWRMPLGRAYDEQLKSRVADMKNVGGRPAGSITAAQFLQRFVRDGMPWIHLDIAGVASVSKGTPLSPAGATGWGVRALDRMVRGYEAPEAGDAAGADAGV; translated from the coding sequence ATGACCACCCCCGCCGCCGTCTCGTTCCAACCCGTCGACCTCGAGGCCCTCGGCGCCGCCCCCGGCGCGGTGGCGATCCTGGTGCCGGCCGAGGGCACGCTCGGGCCGGGCGCGCGCCGCGTGAACCGCCTCACCCGCGGCGCCGTGAAGCGCGCCGTGGAGAGCGAGCGCTTCGCCAAGCTCGCCGACGGCGAGGTGCTGGCGCTGGCCTTCCCGCAGAACATGGAGGCGGAGAGCGTGCTCGTCCTGCGCATGCCGCGCCGCGCCGGCCGCGACCTCGCCCTGCGCGGCGGCGCGGCCCTCGCCGCCGCCCGCGGCCGCCACCCCCTCCTCGTCCTCGCCGGCGGCCACCGCGCCGCCGCGGAGATCGCCCACGGCGCCGCGCTGCGCGGCTACGGCTTCTCCGACCACAAGACGGGCGATGACCGCGAGCCCGCCGCCCCGATCACCGCGATGGTCTCCGACGCGGACGCCGCGGCCGCCGCCCACGCCCCCATGGCCGCCGCGGCCGAGGGCGTGTTCCTCGCCCGCGACCTCGTGAACGAGCCGGCCAACGTGCTGACCACCACCGAGTTTGCCCGCCGGCTGGAATCCCTGCGCGACCTCGGCGTCGAGGTCGAGGTGCTGGAGGAGGCCGAGCTGGAGGAGCTGGGCATGCGCACCCTCCTCGCCGTCGGCCAGGGCTCCGAAAGCCCCTCCAAGGTCGTGGTCATGCACTGGAAGGGCGGCGGCACCGAGAAGCCGCTGGCCCTCGTGGGCAAGGGCGTCGTGTTCGACACGGGGGGCATCTCCATGAAGCCCGCCGCGGGCATGGAGGACATGACCATGGACATGGGCGGGGCCGGCACCGTGGCCGGCGCCATGCACGCCATCGCCCGCCGCGGCGCCAAGGCCAACGTGGTCGGCCTCGTGGGCCTCGTCGAGAACATGCCGGACGGGCGCGCCCAGCGCCCCGGCGACGTGGTCCGCTCCATGAAGGGCGACACGGTCGAGGTCATCAACACCGACGCCGAAGGGCGCCTCGTGCTGTGCGACGTGATGTGGTACGCGCAGGAGCGGTTCGAGCCGGTCGGCATGGTCGACCTCGCCACCCTCACGGGCGCCATCATCATCGGGCTGGGCCACGAGAACGCGGGCGTCTTCTCGAACGACGACGCCTTCTGCGACCGCTTCCTCCGGGCCGCCCGGCAGGAGGGCGAGGGCGCCTGGCGCATGCCGCTCGGCCGGGCCTACGACGAGCAGCTGAAATCCCGCGTGGCCGACATGAAGAACGTCGGCGGCAGGCCCGCGGGCTCGATCACCGCGGCCCAGTTCCTCCAGCGCTTCGTGCGGGACGGCATGCCCTGGATCCACCTCGACATCGCCGGCGTGGCGAGCGTGTCGAAGGGCACCCCCCTCTCACCCGCCGGCGCCACCGGCTGGGGCGTGCGCGCCCTGGACCGCATGGTGCGCGGCTACGAGGCCCCCGAGGCCGGCGACGCGGCGGGCGCAGACGCCGGGGTCTGA
- a CDS encoding LptF/LptG family permease: MRTFDRYLAGQLLAFFGFFALVLVAVYWVNRAIGLFDRLIAGGSDLATFLAFTALALPAVIYAVVPVAALVAALYGVNRLAGDSELVVAQTAGLGPWSLARPVAAFGLAVGLMLAVLGNLLVPQARTALAERGEALSQDVTARFLKEGEFLHPGEGVTVYVREITPEGELLGLFLQDRRNAALQTSYTAERAYLVSLEAGPRLVMLDGMAQSLEVAARDLVTTTFDDFAYDLGGLTGTETERRRDPRELGTVALLGATAEAQRVTGDPPAELRYEGHARIADPLFAAAVPLLALGFLLQGGYSRLGLWRQIGGAVAAAILLELLNNVAEKRALDTGQWGWTYAPALLAAGLAGLLLVHATLGPRPLRRRLVRERAA, encoded by the coding sequence ATGCGCACCTTCGACCGATACCTCGCGGGGCAGCTGCTCGCCTTCTTCGGCTTCTTCGCGCTGGTGCTGGTGGCCGTCTACTGGGTGAACCGGGCGATCGGCCTGTTCGACCGGCTGATCGCGGGCGGCTCGGACCTCGCCACGTTCCTCGCGTTCACGGCGCTGGCGCTGCCGGCGGTGATCTACGCGGTGGTGCCCGTCGCGGCGCTCGTGGCGGCGCTCTACGGGGTGAACCGGCTGGCGGGCGACAGCGAGCTGGTGGTGGCGCAGACCGCGGGCCTCGGCCCGTGGAGCCTCGCGCGGCCCGTGGCCGCCTTCGGGCTGGCGGTGGGGCTGATGCTGGCCGTGCTCGGCAACCTCCTGGTGCCGCAGGCCCGCACCGCGCTGGCGGAGCGGGGCGAGGCGCTGAGCCAGGACGTCACCGCGCGGTTCCTGAAGGAGGGCGAGTTCCTGCATCCCGGCGAGGGCGTCACGGTCTACGTCCGCGAGATCACGCCCGAGGGCGAGCTGCTGGGGCTGTTCCTGCAGGACCGGCGCAACGCGGCGCTGCAGACCTCCTACACCGCGGAGCGCGCCTATCTGGTCTCATTGGAGGCGGGGCCGCGGCTGGTGATGCTCGATGGCATGGCGCAGTCGCTGGAGGTGGCGGCGCGCGACCTCGTGACTACGACCTTCGACGACTTCGCCTACGACCTCGGCGGCCTGACGGGCACCGAGACCGAGCGCCGCCGCGACCCGCGCGAGCTGGGGACGGTGGCGCTGCTGGGGGCCACCGCGGAGGCGCAGCGGGTCACGGGCGATCCGCCGGCGGAGCTGCGCTACGAGGGCCATGCCCGCATCGCCGATCCGCTGTTCGCCGCCGCGGTGCCGCTGCTGGCGCTGGGGTTCCTCCTGCAGGGGGGCTATTCGCGGCTGGGGCTCTGGCGGCAGATCGGGGGCGCGGTGGCGGCGGCGATCCTCCTGGAGCTGCTGAACAACGTGGCCGAGAAGCGGGCGCTCGACACAGGGCAATGGGGCTGGACCTACGCGCCCGCCCTCCTAGCGGCGGGGCTGGCGGGGCTGCTGCTGGTGCACGCCACCCTGGGGCCGCGACCCCTGCGCCGGCGCCTCGTTCGGGAGCGCGCGGCATGA
- the lptG gene encoding LPS export ABC transporter permease LptG, with amino-acid sequence MTLALYVARRFAWLTALVALVFTGLLLPIDLAEQLRRYGDGASFADGLRLAALNLPAAISQILPLIVILATLALFLGLARSSELVVIRAAGRSALRALMAPVAAAALLGIAALLVLNPLVAATQKAYEREIAGFQGGISSVLSVSEEGVWLRQGDALGQTVIRAARASLDGTVLFDATFLSFDALGGPTERIDAMRAELQADGWHLERAKRWPLQGGNPEALAREIPLAVIPSSLTQAQIRDSFGVPSSIPVFELPRFIAQLERAGFSALTHRVWLQMELATPVMLAAMVMIAAAFTMRHSRMGRTGAMVLAALLLGFGVFFLRNFAQVLGENGQIPVVLAAWAPPVAAIGLALGVILHLEEG; translated from the coding sequence ATGACGCTCGCGCTCTACGTGGCGCGGCGGTTCGCGTGGCTGACGGCGCTGGTGGCGCTGGTGTTCACGGGCCTCCTGCTGCCCATCGACCTGGCCGAGCAGCTGCGCCGCTACGGCGACGGGGCCAGCTTCGCGGACGGGCTGCGGCTCGCCGCGCTGAACCTTCCGGCGGCGATCTCGCAGATCCTGCCGCTGATCGTGATCCTGGCCACCCTCGCCCTGTTCCTGGGGCTCGCGCGCTCCTCGGAGCTGGTGGTGATCCGCGCTGCAGGGCGCTCGGCCTTGCGCGCGCTGATGGCCCCCGTGGCGGCGGCGGCGCTCCTGGGCATCGCCGCGCTTCTCGTCCTCAACCCCCTCGTGGCGGCCACGCAGAAGGCCTACGAGCGCGAGATCGCAGGCTTTCAGGGCGGCATCTCCTCGGTGCTGTCGGTGTCCGAGGAGGGGGTGTGGCTGCGCCAGGGCGACGCGCTGGGCCAGACCGTGATCCGCGCCGCGCGCGCCTCGCTGGATGGGACGGTGCTGTTCGACGCGACGTTCTTGAGCTTCGACGCCCTCGGCGGCCCCACGGAGCGCATCGACGCGATGCGCGCCGAGCTGCAGGCCGACGGCTGGCATCTGGAACGCGCCAAGCGATGGCCGCTGCAGGGCGGCAACCCCGAGGCGCTGGCCCGCGAGATTCCCTTGGCGGTGATCCCCTCGTCGCTGACGCAGGCGCAGATCCGCGACAGCTTCGGCGTGCCGTCCTCGATCCCCGTGTTCGAGCTGCCGCGCTTCATCGCGCAGCTGGAGCGGGCGGGCTTCTCGGCGCTGACGCACCGGGTCTGGCTGCAGATGGAGCTGGCGACCCCGGTGATGCTGGCGGCGATGGTGATGATCGCCGCCGCGTTCACGATGCGCCACAGCCGCATGGGGCGCACGGGCGCCATGGTGCTGGCCGCGCTGCTGCTCGGCTTCGGCGTGTTCTTCCTGCGCAACTTCGCGCAGGTGCTGGGCGAGAACGGCCAGATCCCCGTGGTGCTGGCCGCCTGGGCGCCCCCCGTCGCCGCGATCGGGCTGGCGCTGGGCGTGATCCTGCACCTGGAGGAGGGATGA